From the Conger conger chromosome 14, fConCon1.1, whole genome shotgun sequence genome, one window contains:
- the plekhn1 gene encoding probable pleckstrin homology domain-containing family N member 1 isoform X3 has translation MGSSVSCVPHQNFRFSSKSFIRRNSSRLFRKKNPQEGQVKSNSIINILCTVTPRKEMSQKDLKTIENIKWNPPFAYDPSAGWKKSSVNVKNYGRMIHSSKVRFRFLHCQDIHDCFLDLFQTHLHFVSNNPAGLTYQGTLPLKEVTICKLSNSGGIGEANDFAFQINGVSLNPIIVYCSGQEELDTWFGLLKEHVEANGGSVTSAEASAYTRLKYTVDSPRAGEDLRNSVMNEPIYEWEGSQRESLGPVTHVTKVRLQHLPCKEQYNRLLVMYPSTLIILTEECDGLFYKGKLPLDTVSVTLPCQGVKPNTFLIEGKMIHPIVVSCLDENDFTEWIRHFKSTPATVHIPPPPVYDIIYTPTKTEAPALDRWSGQSGMDLDNSLNKSGSNGLPFLNHVEDLLSPGYTEPLCYLSSRPTSGETRLSSVSSSASSRLRPPHEVRPPSSLRYSSPHCYSQALDDVPPSPVYNTPYTAMSQGAPVQLVEKAPLVKSNSWSTSQTATRYQLSIPQRHSDMCGPRKPLSPLYDDPHTSGEYLCDDNYVRPPQVSRQCWEGSVLQRSPQILPTHFRLDAPPLERKYRNKPSLKQEAQHSHNSVDLRTEDFSKLKLSSPTAAARHMTATQATFPTQCQRMSLDYPQETFTNLEQQGPDDWDDDYDNVWDFNCDPGMLPVSGILPHPTQAHQGRGDISDMAAQKRWL, from the exons CAGCCGCTTGTTCCGTAAGAAGAACCCGCAGGAGGGCCAGGTGAAGTCCAACAGCATCATAAACATCCTGTGCACTGTTACCCCCAGGAAG GAGATGTCACAGAAGGATCTGAAGACGATAGAGAACATAAAATGGAACCCGCCATTTGCGTACGACCCCTCGGCGGGCTGGAAGAAGAGCAGCGTTAATGTGAAGAACTACGGCCGCATGATCCACAGCTCCAAAGTACGCTTCCGGTTCCTCCACTGCCAG GACATACACGACTGCTTCTTGGACCTCTTCCAGACACACCTTCATTTTGTCTCCAACAACCCAGCGGGGTTGACCTACCAG GGCACTCTTCCACTGAAGGAAGTCACAATTTGCAAACTTTCCAACAGTGGCGGCATCGGGGAGGCTAACGACTTTGCATTCCAAATTAACG gaGTCAGCCTGAATCCCATCATCGTCTACTGCTCTGGTCAAGAGGAGCTGGACACATGGTTCGGCCTCCTGAAGGAGCACGTCGAAGCTAACGGAGGCAGTGTTACCTCAGCCGAAGCTAGTGCGTACACTAGACTCAAG TACACAGTGGACAGCCCCAGGGCAGGAGAGGACCTGAGGAATTCGGTCATGAATGAGCCCATTTACGAGTGGGAGGGGTCGCAGAGGGAGTCCCTGGGACCCGTCACTCACGTCACCAAAGTGAGGCTGCAGCACCTGCCCTGCAAG GAGCAGTACAACAGGCTCCTTGTGATGTACCCATCCACCCTCATCATCCTCACTGAGGAGTGCGATGGCCTCTTCTACAAG GGGAAGCTGCCTCTGGACACAGTCAGTGTGACCTTGCCATGCCAGGGTGTGAAACCCAACACATTCCTGATTGAAG GGAAAATGATACACCCCATCGTTGTGTCCTGCCTGGATGAGAATGACTTCACTGAGTGGATCCGCCATTTCAAGAGCACACCGGCAACAGTGCAcatcccccctcctccagtcTATGACATCATTTACACTCCGACAAAGACAGAG GCTCCAGCACTGGACAGATGGAGTGGACAGAGCGGCATGGATTTGGATAATTCCCTGAATAAGAGTGGATCCAATGGGCTTCCATTCCTCAACCATGTGGAGGATCTTCTGTCGCCAGGGTACACCGAGCCACTCTGT TACCTCTCCAGCCGGCCCACCTCCGGAGAGACGCGGTTGAGCAGCGTCAGCAGCAGCGCCTCCTCCCGCCTGCGCCCCCCCCACGAGGtccgccccccctcctcactgCGCTACTCCTCCCCCCACTGCTACTCCCAAGCGCTGGACGATGTACCGCCATCGCCCGTCTACAACACGCCCTACACCGCCATGAGCCAGGGGGCCCCTGTTCAGCTTGTGGAGAAGGCCCCCCTCGTCAAG TCCAACAGCTGGAGCACCTCCCAAACGGCCACCAGGTACCAGCTCTCCATCCCCCAGAGGCACTCAGACATGTGTGGCCCCCGAAAACCACTGTCCCCCCTCTACGATGACCCCCACACCTCTGGGGAGTATCTGTGTGATGACAACTATGTGAGGCCACCG CAGGTGTCAAGACAGTGCTGGGAGGGGTCAGTGCTCCAGCGGAGTCCCCAAATACTGCCTACCCACTTCAGGCTCGACGCCCCTCCTTTGGAAAGGAAGTACAGGAACAAACCATCCCTAAAACAGGAAGCACAACACAGTCACAACAGTGTGGATCTAAGGACAGAGGACTTCTCCAAACTGAAACTGTCCTCCCCTACAGCTGCCGCCAGACACATGACCGCCACGCAG GCCACCTTCCCCACACAATGCCAGCGGATGTCCCTGGATTATCCACAAG AGACATTCACTAACTTGGAACAGCAGGGACCGGATGATTGGGACGATGACTATGACAACGTCTGGGACTTCAACTGTGATCCTGGTATGCTGCCAGTGTCTGGGATATTACCCCACCCAACGCAGGCACACCAGGGCAGGGGGGACATCAGTGATATGGCAGCACAGAAGAGATGGTTATAA
- the plekhn1 gene encoding probable pleckstrin homology domain-containing family N member 1 isoform X2 → MGSSVSCVPHQNFRFSSKSFIRRNSSRLFRKKNPQEGQVKSNSIINILCTVTPRKEMSQKDLKTIENIKWNPPFAYDPSAGWKKSSVNVKNYGRMIHSSKVRFRFLHCQDIHDCFLDLFQTHLHFVSNNPAGLTYQGTLPLKEVTICKLSNSGGIGEANDFAFQINGVSLNPIIVYCSGQEELDTWFGLLKEHVEANGGSVTSAEASAYTRLKYTVDSPRAGEDLRNSVMNEPIYEWEGSQRESLGPVTHVTKVRLQHLPCKEQYNRLLVMYPSTLIILTEECDGLFYKGKLPLDTVSVTLPCQGVKPNTFLIEGKMIHPIVVSCLDENDFTEWIRHFKSTPATVHIPPPPVYDIIYTPTKTEAPALDRWSGQSGMDLDNSLNKSGSNGLPFLNHVEDLLSPGYTEPLCYLSSRPTSGETRLSSVSSSASSRLRPPHEVRPPSSLRYSSPHCYSQALDDVPPSPVYNTPYTAMSQGAPVQLVEKAPLVKSNSWSTSQTATRYQLSIPQRHSDMCGPRKPLSPLYDDPHTSGEYLCDDNYVRPPVSRQCWEGSVLQRSPQILPTHFRLDAPPLERKYRNKPSLKQEAQHSHNSVDLRTEDFSKLKLSSPTAAARHMTATQATFPTQCQRMSLDYPQGRNVRHAGLAFCRVAARFSVCLSVRPSECAMRVCITVSASACCVCVCVLRLHVPTENPAAIS, encoded by the exons CAGCCGCTTGTTCCGTAAGAAGAACCCGCAGGAGGGCCAGGTGAAGTCCAACAGCATCATAAACATCCTGTGCACTGTTACCCCCAGGAAG GAGATGTCACAGAAGGATCTGAAGACGATAGAGAACATAAAATGGAACCCGCCATTTGCGTACGACCCCTCGGCGGGCTGGAAGAAGAGCAGCGTTAATGTGAAGAACTACGGCCGCATGATCCACAGCTCCAAAGTACGCTTCCGGTTCCTCCACTGCCAG GACATACACGACTGCTTCTTGGACCTCTTCCAGACACACCTTCATTTTGTCTCCAACAACCCAGCGGGGTTGACCTACCAG GGCACTCTTCCACTGAAGGAAGTCACAATTTGCAAACTTTCCAACAGTGGCGGCATCGGGGAGGCTAACGACTTTGCATTCCAAATTAACG gaGTCAGCCTGAATCCCATCATCGTCTACTGCTCTGGTCAAGAGGAGCTGGACACATGGTTCGGCCTCCTGAAGGAGCACGTCGAAGCTAACGGAGGCAGTGTTACCTCAGCCGAAGCTAGTGCGTACACTAGACTCAAG TACACAGTGGACAGCCCCAGGGCAGGAGAGGACCTGAGGAATTCGGTCATGAATGAGCCCATTTACGAGTGGGAGGGGTCGCAGAGGGAGTCCCTGGGACCCGTCACTCACGTCACCAAAGTGAGGCTGCAGCACCTGCCCTGCAAG GAGCAGTACAACAGGCTCCTTGTGATGTACCCATCCACCCTCATCATCCTCACTGAGGAGTGCGATGGCCTCTTCTACAAG GGGAAGCTGCCTCTGGACACAGTCAGTGTGACCTTGCCATGCCAGGGTGTGAAACCCAACACATTCCTGATTGAAG GGAAAATGATACACCCCATCGTTGTGTCCTGCCTGGATGAGAATGACTTCACTGAGTGGATCCGCCATTTCAAGAGCACACCGGCAACAGTGCAcatcccccctcctccagtcTATGACATCATTTACACTCCGACAAAGACAGAG GCTCCAGCACTGGACAGATGGAGTGGACAGAGCGGCATGGATTTGGATAATTCCCTGAATAAGAGTGGATCCAATGGGCTTCCATTCCTCAACCATGTGGAGGATCTTCTGTCGCCAGGGTACACCGAGCCACTCTGT TACCTCTCCAGCCGGCCCACCTCCGGAGAGACGCGGTTGAGCAGCGTCAGCAGCAGCGCCTCCTCCCGCCTGCGCCCCCCCCACGAGGtccgccccccctcctcactgCGCTACTCCTCCCCCCACTGCTACTCCCAAGCGCTGGACGATGTACCGCCATCGCCCGTCTACAACACGCCCTACACCGCCATGAGCCAGGGGGCCCCTGTTCAGCTTGTGGAGAAGGCCCCCCTCGTCAAG TCCAACAGCTGGAGCACCTCCCAAACGGCCACCAGGTACCAGCTCTCCATCCCCCAGAGGCACTCAGACATGTGTGGCCCCCGAAAACCACTGTCCCCCCTCTACGATGACCCCCACACCTCTGGGGAGTATCTGTGTGATGACAACTATGTGAGGCCACCG GTGTCAAGACAGTGCTGGGAGGGGTCAGTGCTCCAGCGGAGTCCCCAAATACTGCCTACCCACTTCAGGCTCGACGCCCCTCCTTTGGAAAGGAAGTACAGGAACAAACCATCCCTAAAACAGGAAGCACAACACAGTCACAACAGTGTGGATCTAAGGACAGAGGACTTCTCCAAACTGAAACTGTCCTCCCCTACAGCTGCCGCCAGACACATGACCGCCACGCAG GCCACCTTCCCCACACAATGCCAGCGGATGTCCCTGGATTATCCACAAGGTAGGAATGTCCGGCATGCCGGCCTGGCGTTCTGCCGTGTCGCAGCGAGATTCAGTGTTTGTCTTTCCGTTCGGCCGTCTGAATGCGCCATGCGAGTCTGCATTActgtgtctgcgtctgcgtgctgcgtctgcgtctgcgtgcTGCGTCTGCACGTCCCCACTGAGAACCCTGCTGCAATCAGCTGA
- the plekhn1 gene encoding probable pleckstrin homology domain-containing family N member 1 isoform X1: MGSSVSCVPHQNFRFSSKSFIRRNSSRLFRKKNPQEGQVKSNSIINILCTVTPRKEMSQKDLKTIENIKWNPPFAYDPSAGWKKSSVNVKNYGRMIHSSKVRFRFLHCQDIHDCFLDLFQTHLHFVSNNPAGLTYQGTLPLKEVTICKLSNSGGIGEANDFAFQINGVSLNPIIVYCSGQEELDTWFGLLKEHVEANGGSVTSAEASAYTRLKYTVDSPRAGEDLRNSVMNEPIYEWEGSQRESLGPVTHVTKVRLQHLPCKEQYNRLLVMYPSTLIILTEECDGLFYKGKLPLDTVSVTLPCQGVKPNTFLIEGKMIHPIVVSCLDENDFTEWIRHFKSTPATVHIPPPPVYDIIYTPTKTEAPALDRWSGQSGMDLDNSLNKSGSNGLPFLNHVEDLLSPGYTEPLCYLSSRPTSGETRLSSVSSSASSRLRPPHEVRPPSSLRYSSPHCYSQALDDVPPSPVYNTPYTAMSQGAPVQLVEKAPLVKSNSWSTSQTATRYQLSIPQRHSDMCGPRKPLSPLYDDPHTSGEYLCDDNYVRPPQVSRQCWEGSVLQRSPQILPTHFRLDAPPLERKYRNKPSLKQEAQHSHNSVDLRTEDFSKLKLSSPTAAARHMTATQATFPTQCQRMSLDYPQGRNVRHAGLAFCRVAARFSVCLSVRPSECAMRVCITVSASACCVCVCVLRLHVPTENPAAIS; encoded by the exons CAGCCGCTTGTTCCGTAAGAAGAACCCGCAGGAGGGCCAGGTGAAGTCCAACAGCATCATAAACATCCTGTGCACTGTTACCCCCAGGAAG GAGATGTCACAGAAGGATCTGAAGACGATAGAGAACATAAAATGGAACCCGCCATTTGCGTACGACCCCTCGGCGGGCTGGAAGAAGAGCAGCGTTAATGTGAAGAACTACGGCCGCATGATCCACAGCTCCAAAGTACGCTTCCGGTTCCTCCACTGCCAG GACATACACGACTGCTTCTTGGACCTCTTCCAGACACACCTTCATTTTGTCTCCAACAACCCAGCGGGGTTGACCTACCAG GGCACTCTTCCACTGAAGGAAGTCACAATTTGCAAACTTTCCAACAGTGGCGGCATCGGGGAGGCTAACGACTTTGCATTCCAAATTAACG gaGTCAGCCTGAATCCCATCATCGTCTACTGCTCTGGTCAAGAGGAGCTGGACACATGGTTCGGCCTCCTGAAGGAGCACGTCGAAGCTAACGGAGGCAGTGTTACCTCAGCCGAAGCTAGTGCGTACACTAGACTCAAG TACACAGTGGACAGCCCCAGGGCAGGAGAGGACCTGAGGAATTCGGTCATGAATGAGCCCATTTACGAGTGGGAGGGGTCGCAGAGGGAGTCCCTGGGACCCGTCACTCACGTCACCAAAGTGAGGCTGCAGCACCTGCCCTGCAAG GAGCAGTACAACAGGCTCCTTGTGATGTACCCATCCACCCTCATCATCCTCACTGAGGAGTGCGATGGCCTCTTCTACAAG GGGAAGCTGCCTCTGGACACAGTCAGTGTGACCTTGCCATGCCAGGGTGTGAAACCCAACACATTCCTGATTGAAG GGAAAATGATACACCCCATCGTTGTGTCCTGCCTGGATGAGAATGACTTCACTGAGTGGATCCGCCATTTCAAGAGCACACCGGCAACAGTGCAcatcccccctcctccagtcTATGACATCATTTACACTCCGACAAAGACAGAG GCTCCAGCACTGGACAGATGGAGTGGACAGAGCGGCATGGATTTGGATAATTCCCTGAATAAGAGTGGATCCAATGGGCTTCCATTCCTCAACCATGTGGAGGATCTTCTGTCGCCAGGGTACACCGAGCCACTCTGT TACCTCTCCAGCCGGCCCACCTCCGGAGAGACGCGGTTGAGCAGCGTCAGCAGCAGCGCCTCCTCCCGCCTGCGCCCCCCCCACGAGGtccgccccccctcctcactgCGCTACTCCTCCCCCCACTGCTACTCCCAAGCGCTGGACGATGTACCGCCATCGCCCGTCTACAACACGCCCTACACCGCCATGAGCCAGGGGGCCCCTGTTCAGCTTGTGGAGAAGGCCCCCCTCGTCAAG TCCAACAGCTGGAGCACCTCCCAAACGGCCACCAGGTACCAGCTCTCCATCCCCCAGAGGCACTCAGACATGTGTGGCCCCCGAAAACCACTGTCCCCCCTCTACGATGACCCCCACACCTCTGGGGAGTATCTGTGTGATGACAACTATGTGAGGCCACCG CAGGTGTCAAGACAGTGCTGGGAGGGGTCAGTGCTCCAGCGGAGTCCCCAAATACTGCCTACCCACTTCAGGCTCGACGCCCCTCCTTTGGAAAGGAAGTACAGGAACAAACCATCCCTAAAACAGGAAGCACAACACAGTCACAACAGTGTGGATCTAAGGACAGAGGACTTCTCCAAACTGAAACTGTCCTCCCCTACAGCTGCCGCCAGACACATGACCGCCACGCAG GCCACCTTCCCCACACAATGCCAGCGGATGTCCCTGGATTATCCACAAGGTAGGAATGTCCGGCATGCCGGCCTGGCGTTCTGCCGTGTCGCAGCGAGATTCAGTGTTTGTCTTTCCGTTCGGCCGTCTGAATGCGCCATGCGAGTCTGCATTActgtgtctgcgtctgcgtgctgcgtctgcgtctgcgtgcTGCGTCTGCACGTCCCCACTGAGAACCCTGCTGCAATCAGCTGA
- the plekhn1 gene encoding probable pleckstrin homology domain-containing family N member 1 isoform X4 — MSSQVFSMPTTRDFTQLDMMVWEMSQKDLKTIENIKWNPPFAYDPSAGWKKSSVNVKNYGRMIHSSKVRFRFLHCQDIHDCFLDLFQTHLHFVSNNPAGLTYQGTLPLKEVTICKLSNSGGIGEANDFAFQINGVSLNPIIVYCSGQEELDTWFGLLKEHVEANGGSVTSAEASAYTRLKYTVDSPRAGEDLRNSVMNEPIYEWEGSQRESLGPVTHVTKVRLQHLPCKEQYNRLLVMYPSTLIILTEECDGLFYKGKLPLDTVSVTLPCQGVKPNTFLIEGKMIHPIVVSCLDENDFTEWIRHFKSTPATVHIPPPPVYDIIYTPTKTEAPALDRWSGQSGMDLDNSLNKSGSNGLPFLNHVEDLLSPGYTEPLCYLSSRPTSGETRLSSVSSSASSRLRPPHEVRPPSSLRYSSPHCYSQALDDVPPSPVYNTPYTAMSQGAPVQLVEKAPLVKSNSWSTSQTATRYQLSIPQRHSDMCGPRKPLSPLYDDPHTSGEYLCDDNYVRPPQVSRQCWEGSVLQRSPQILPTHFRLDAPPLERKYRNKPSLKQEAQHSHNSVDLRTEDFSKLKLSSPTAAARHMTATQATFPTQCQRMSLDYPQGRNVRHAGLAFCRVAARFSVCLSVRPSECAMRVCITVSASACCVCVCVLRLHVPTENPAAIS; from the exons ATGTCTTCTCAAGTATTTTCAATGCCAACAACAAGGGACTTTACTCAATTGGACATGATGGTATGG GAGATGTCACAGAAGGATCTGAAGACGATAGAGAACATAAAATGGAACCCGCCATTTGCGTACGACCCCTCGGCGGGCTGGAAGAAGAGCAGCGTTAATGTGAAGAACTACGGCCGCATGATCCACAGCTCCAAAGTACGCTTCCGGTTCCTCCACTGCCAG GACATACACGACTGCTTCTTGGACCTCTTCCAGACACACCTTCATTTTGTCTCCAACAACCCAGCGGGGTTGACCTACCAG GGCACTCTTCCACTGAAGGAAGTCACAATTTGCAAACTTTCCAACAGTGGCGGCATCGGGGAGGCTAACGACTTTGCATTCCAAATTAACG gaGTCAGCCTGAATCCCATCATCGTCTACTGCTCTGGTCAAGAGGAGCTGGACACATGGTTCGGCCTCCTGAAGGAGCACGTCGAAGCTAACGGAGGCAGTGTTACCTCAGCCGAAGCTAGTGCGTACACTAGACTCAAG TACACAGTGGACAGCCCCAGGGCAGGAGAGGACCTGAGGAATTCGGTCATGAATGAGCCCATTTACGAGTGGGAGGGGTCGCAGAGGGAGTCCCTGGGACCCGTCACTCACGTCACCAAAGTGAGGCTGCAGCACCTGCCCTGCAAG GAGCAGTACAACAGGCTCCTTGTGATGTACCCATCCACCCTCATCATCCTCACTGAGGAGTGCGATGGCCTCTTCTACAAG GGGAAGCTGCCTCTGGACACAGTCAGTGTGACCTTGCCATGCCAGGGTGTGAAACCCAACACATTCCTGATTGAAG GGAAAATGATACACCCCATCGTTGTGTCCTGCCTGGATGAGAATGACTTCACTGAGTGGATCCGCCATTTCAAGAGCACACCGGCAACAGTGCAcatcccccctcctccagtcTATGACATCATTTACACTCCGACAAAGACAGAG GCTCCAGCACTGGACAGATGGAGTGGACAGAGCGGCATGGATTTGGATAATTCCCTGAATAAGAGTGGATCCAATGGGCTTCCATTCCTCAACCATGTGGAGGATCTTCTGTCGCCAGGGTACACCGAGCCACTCTGT TACCTCTCCAGCCGGCCCACCTCCGGAGAGACGCGGTTGAGCAGCGTCAGCAGCAGCGCCTCCTCCCGCCTGCGCCCCCCCCACGAGGtccgccccccctcctcactgCGCTACTCCTCCCCCCACTGCTACTCCCAAGCGCTGGACGATGTACCGCCATCGCCCGTCTACAACACGCCCTACACCGCCATGAGCCAGGGGGCCCCTGTTCAGCTTGTGGAGAAGGCCCCCCTCGTCAAG TCCAACAGCTGGAGCACCTCCCAAACGGCCACCAGGTACCAGCTCTCCATCCCCCAGAGGCACTCAGACATGTGTGGCCCCCGAAAACCACTGTCCCCCCTCTACGATGACCCCCACACCTCTGGGGAGTATCTGTGTGATGACAACTATGTGAGGCCACCG CAGGTGTCAAGACAGTGCTGGGAGGGGTCAGTGCTCCAGCGGAGTCCCCAAATACTGCCTACCCACTTCAGGCTCGACGCCCCTCCTTTGGAAAGGAAGTACAGGAACAAACCATCCCTAAAACAGGAAGCACAACACAGTCACAACAGTGTGGATCTAAGGACAGAGGACTTCTCCAAACTGAAACTGTCCTCCCCTACAGCTGCCGCCAGACACATGACCGCCACGCAG GCCACCTTCCCCACACAATGCCAGCGGATGTCCCTGGATTATCCACAAGGTAGGAATGTCCGGCATGCCGGCCTGGCGTTCTGCCGTGTCGCAGCGAGATTCAGTGTTTGTCTTTCCGTTCGGCCGTCTGAATGCGCCATGCGAGTCTGCATTActgtgtctgcgtctgcgtgctgcgtctgcgtctgcgtgcTGCGTCTGCACGTCCCCACTGAGAACCCTGCTGCAATCAGCTGA